One Bombus pyrosoma isolate SC7728 linkage group LG11, ASM1482585v1, whole genome shotgun sequence DNA segment encodes these proteins:
- the LOC122572769 gene encoding arginyl-tRNA--protein transferase 1 isoform X3, with amino-acid sequence MARQSYSIVEYYGEQDGYKCGYCKSPNTNFSHGMGTHRLTVQDYQALVDRGWRRCGSYCYKSTMDQTCCPMYTIKCEALQFKISKSQKKVLKRMAKFLRNELHKDDTMDTYDGDFRNNIDIEEIPNHSKHFLKVDKDISDMNVKFINDEVNARLHPSTSDKEQKKRDLKNKKHNSECVPAASSYNNDSHSTPQSLQSVEMNPIRIPCMKAKLLRKQRKQNKLMTQGKTQEEIEAIFKENKQENQAKSLEQIFDEVYNGTNRLELKLVRTSPMSSGYLNTSKQSYEVYKKYQTTIHGVLAEKVTEMQYMGFLVNSPLQPWTPDDGPPSGYGSFHEQYWLDNELIAVGVIDILPSCVSSVYFFYDPAYSHLSLGTFSSLREVYLTRQLNKVAKDLKYYYMGFYIHSCPKMRYKARMRPSKLLCPETYAWFDIEPCLLKLDKQKYSRLNDDIDAINEDNIVDIRKVLILYQQIAMPYEIYKKQAQTITQDEEDEIKEYTSLVGMKCAQRLLLYRC; translated from the exons ATGGCAAGACAATCGTACAGTATTGTTGAGTATTATGGTGAACAGGATGGATATAAATGTGGTTATTGTAAAAGCCCAAACACAAATTTCAGTCATG GTATGGGCACACATAGATTGACTGTTCAAGATTACCAAGCTCTAGTAGATAGAGGTTGGAGAAGGTGTGGTTCTTATTGTTACAAATCTACTATGGATCAAACATGTTGCCCAATGTATACAATTAA atgTGAAgcattacaatttaaaatttctaaatcaCAAAAAAAGGTTTTGAAAAGAATggcaaaatttttaagaaatgaaTTACATAAAGATGATACTATGGATACGTACGATGGAGATTTTCGTAATAACATTG ATATTGAAGAAATTCCTAATCACAGTAAGCACTTTTTAAAAGTTGACAAAGATATTTCTGATATgaatgtgaaatttattaatgatgAAGTTAATGCAAGGTTACATCCTAGCACATCAGATAAAGAACAGAAAAAGCGTGAtctaaagaataaaaaacataATTCTGAATGTGTACCTGCTGCATCAAGTTATAACAATGATTCTCATAGTACACCTCAAAGTCTACAATCTGTAGAAATGAATCCTATTCGGATACCTTGTATGAAAGCAAAGCTTTTACGTAAACaacgaaaacaaaacaaattaatGACACAAGGAAAAACTCAGGAAGAAATAGAAgctattttcaaagaaaataaacaagaaaacCAGGCTAAAAGTTTAGAGCAAATATTTGATGAAGTTTATAATGGAACCAACAGATTAGAG CTGAAACTAGTTAGAACTTCACCAATGAGCTCTGGATATTTAAATACCTCGAAACAATCTTATGaggtatataaaaaatatcaaacaacaATACATGGAGTTCTAGCAGAAAAGGTTACAGAGATGCAATATATGGGATTTCTTGTGAACTCACCTTTACAg CCATGGACACCAGATGATGGACCACCAAGTGGATATGGTTCTTTTCATGAACAATATTGGTTAGATAATGAATTAATTGCAGTTGGTGTGATAGATATTTTACCATCTTGTGTTTCAAgtgtttactttttttatgATCCAGCTTATTCTCATCTCTCACTTGGTACATTTAG ttcaCTTCGAGAAGTTTATTTAACAAgacaattaaataaagttgCAAAAGATCTGAAATATTACTATATGGGATTCTACATACATTCATGTCCTAAAATGCGGTACAAGGCACGAATGAGACCATCAAAACTATTATGTCCTGAAACTTATGCGTGGTTTGATATTGAACcgtgtttattaaaattagataaacaaaaatatagcagACTGAATGATGATATTGATGCTATTAACGAGGATAATATAGTTGATATTCGTAAG GTACTAATTTTGTATCAGCAAATTGCGATGCCGTATGAAATCTATAAAAAGCAAGCTCAAACCATCACGCAAGATGAAGAAGATGAGATTAAAGAATATACTAGTTTAGTTGGCATGAAGTGTGCACAGAGATTGTTGCTTTATCGCTGTTAA
- the LOC122572769 gene encoding arginyl-tRNA--protein transferase 1 isoform X4, whose translation MARQSYSIVEYYGEQDGYKCGYCKSPNTNFSHGMGTHRLTVQDYQALVDRGWRRCGSYCYKSTMDQTCCPMYTIKCEALQFKISKSQKKVLKRMAKFLRNELHKDDTMDTYDGDFRNNIDIEEIPNHSKHFLKVDKDISDMNVKFINDEVNARLHPSTSDKEQKKRDLKNKKHNSECVPAASSYNNDSHSTPQSLQSVEMNPIRIPCMKAKLLRKQRKQNKLMTQGKTQEEIEAIFKENKQENQAKSLEQIFDEVYNGTNRLEMKLVRTMSDEFIKTLKISANLFKKYQMTIHGETEKESDDKSFFNFLVKSSLQPWTPDDGPPSGYGSFHEQYWLDNELIAVGVIDILPSCVSSVYFFYDPAYSHLSLGTFSSLREVYLTRQLNKVAKDLKYYYMGFYIHSCPKMRYKARMRPSKLLCPETYAWFDIEPCLLKLDKQKYSRLNDDIDAINEDNIVDIRKVLILYQQIAMPYEIYKKQAQTITQDEEDEIKEYTSLVGMKCAQRLLLYRC comes from the exons ATGGCAAGACAATCGTACAGTATTGTTGAGTATTATGGTGAACAGGATGGATATAAATGTGGTTATTGTAAAAGCCCAAACACAAATTTCAGTCATG GTATGGGCACACATAGATTGACTGTTCAAGATTACCAAGCTCTAGTAGATAGAGGTTGGAGAAGGTGTGGTTCTTATTGTTACAAATCTACTATGGATCAAACATGTTGCCCAATGTATACAATTAA atgTGAAgcattacaatttaaaatttctaaatcaCAAAAAAAGGTTTTGAAAAGAATggcaaaatttttaagaaatgaaTTACATAAAGATGATACTATGGATACGTACGATGGAGATTTTCGTAATAACATTG ATATTGAAGAAATTCCTAATCACAGTAAGCACTTTTTAAAAGTTGACAAAGATATTTCTGATATgaatgtgaaatttattaatgatgAAGTTAATGCAAGGTTACATCCTAGCACATCAGATAAAGAACAGAAAAAGCGTGAtctaaagaataaaaaacataATTCTGAATGTGTACCTGCTGCATCAAGTTATAACAATGATTCTCATAGTACACCTCAAAGTCTACAATCTGTAGAAATGAATCCTATTCGGATACCTTGTATGAAAGCAAAGCTTTTACGTAAACaacgaaaacaaaacaaattaatGACACAAGGAAAAACTCAGGAAGAAATAGAAgctattttcaaagaaaataaacaagaaaacCAGGCTAAAAGTTTAGAGCAAATATTTGATGAAGTTTATAATGGAACCAACAGATTAGAG ATGAAGTTGGTGAGAACAATGTCGGACGAGTTTATTAAAACGCTTAAAATAAGTGCAAacctgtttaaaaaatatcaaatgacTATTCATGGTGAAACAGAAAAGGAGTCAGATGATAAATCATTCTTCAACTTTCTTGTAAAAAGCTCTTTACAG CCATGGACACCAGATGATGGACCACCAAGTGGATATGGTTCTTTTCATGAACAATATTGGTTAGATAATGAATTAATTGCAGTTGGTGTGATAGATATTTTACCATCTTGTGTTTCAAgtgtttactttttttatgATCCAGCTTATTCTCATCTCTCACTTGGTACATTTAG ttcaCTTCGAGAAGTTTATTTAACAAgacaattaaataaagttgCAAAAGATCTGAAATATTACTATATGGGATTCTACATACATTCATGTCCTAAAATGCGGTACAAGGCACGAATGAGACCATCAAAACTATTATGTCCTGAAACTTATGCGTGGTTTGATATTGAACcgtgtttattaaaattagataaacaaaaatatagcagACTGAATGATGATATTGATGCTATTAACGAGGATAATATAGTTGATATTCGTAAG GTACTAATTTTGTATCAGCAAATTGCGATGCCGTATGAAATCTATAAAAAGCAAGCTCAAACCATCACGCAAGATGAAGAAGATGAGATTAAAGAATATACTAGTTTAGTTGGCATGAAGTGTGCACAGAGATTGTTGCTTTATCGCTGTTAA
- the LOC122572769 gene encoding arginyl-tRNA--protein transferase 1 isoform X1 produces MARQSYSIVEYYGEQDGYKCGYCKSPNTNFSHGMGTHRLTVQDYQALVDRGWRRCGSYCYKSTMDQTCCPMYTIKCEALQFKISKSQKKVLKRMAKFLRNELHKDDTMDTYDGDFRNNIDIEEIPNHSKHFLKVDKDISDMNVKFINDEVNARLHPSTSDKEQKKRDLKNKKHNSECVPAASSYNNDSHSTPQSLQSVEMNPIRIPCMKAKLLRKQRKQNKLMTQGKTQEEIEAIFKENKQENQAKSLEQIFDEVYNGTNRLELKLVRTSPMSSGYLNTSKQSYEVYKKYQTTIHGVLAEKVTEMQYMGFLVNSPLQMKLVRTMSDEFIKTLKISANLFKKYQMTIHGETEKESDDKSFFNFLVKSSLQPWTPDDGPPSGYGSFHEQYWLDNELIAVGVIDILPSCVSSVYFFYDPAYSHLSLGTFSSLREVYLTRQLNKVAKDLKYYYMGFYIHSCPKMRYKARMRPSKLLCPETYAWFDIEPCLLKLDKQKYSRLNDDIDAINEDNIVDIRKVLILYQQIAMPYEIYKKQAQTITQDEEDEIKEYTSLVGMKCAQRLLLYRC; encoded by the exons ATGGCAAGACAATCGTACAGTATTGTTGAGTATTATGGTGAACAGGATGGATATAAATGTGGTTATTGTAAAAGCCCAAACACAAATTTCAGTCATG GTATGGGCACACATAGATTGACTGTTCAAGATTACCAAGCTCTAGTAGATAGAGGTTGGAGAAGGTGTGGTTCTTATTGTTACAAATCTACTATGGATCAAACATGTTGCCCAATGTATACAATTAA atgTGAAgcattacaatttaaaatttctaaatcaCAAAAAAAGGTTTTGAAAAGAATggcaaaatttttaagaaatgaaTTACATAAAGATGATACTATGGATACGTACGATGGAGATTTTCGTAATAACATTG ATATTGAAGAAATTCCTAATCACAGTAAGCACTTTTTAAAAGTTGACAAAGATATTTCTGATATgaatgtgaaatttattaatgatgAAGTTAATGCAAGGTTACATCCTAGCACATCAGATAAAGAACAGAAAAAGCGTGAtctaaagaataaaaaacataATTCTGAATGTGTACCTGCTGCATCAAGTTATAACAATGATTCTCATAGTACACCTCAAAGTCTACAATCTGTAGAAATGAATCCTATTCGGATACCTTGTATGAAAGCAAAGCTTTTACGTAAACaacgaaaacaaaacaaattaatGACACAAGGAAAAACTCAGGAAGAAATAGAAgctattttcaaagaaaataaacaagaaaacCAGGCTAAAAGTTTAGAGCAAATATTTGATGAAGTTTATAATGGAACCAACAGATTAGAG CTGAAACTAGTTAGAACTTCACCAATGAGCTCTGGATATTTAAATACCTCGAAACAATCTTATGaggtatataaaaaatatcaaacaacaATACATGGAGTTCTAGCAGAAAAGGTTACAGAGATGCAATATATGGGATTTCTTGTGAACTCACCTTTACAg ATGAAGTTGGTGAGAACAATGTCGGACGAGTTTATTAAAACGCTTAAAATAAGTGCAAacctgtttaaaaaatatcaaatgacTATTCATGGTGAAACAGAAAAGGAGTCAGATGATAAATCATTCTTCAACTTTCTTGTAAAAAGCTCTTTACAG CCATGGACACCAGATGATGGACCACCAAGTGGATATGGTTCTTTTCATGAACAATATTGGTTAGATAATGAATTAATTGCAGTTGGTGTGATAGATATTTTACCATCTTGTGTTTCAAgtgtttactttttttatgATCCAGCTTATTCTCATCTCTCACTTGGTACATTTAG ttcaCTTCGAGAAGTTTATTTAACAAgacaattaaataaagttgCAAAAGATCTGAAATATTACTATATGGGATTCTACATACATTCATGTCCTAAAATGCGGTACAAGGCACGAATGAGACCATCAAAACTATTATGTCCTGAAACTTATGCGTGGTTTGATATTGAACcgtgtttattaaaattagataaacaaaaatatagcagACTGAATGATGATATTGATGCTATTAACGAGGATAATATAGTTGATATTCGTAAG GTACTAATTTTGTATCAGCAAATTGCGATGCCGTATGAAATCTATAAAAAGCAAGCTCAAACCATCACGCAAGATGAAGAAGATGAGATTAAAGAATATACTAGTTTAGTTGGCATGAAGTGTGCACAGAGATTGTTGCTTTATCGCTGTTAA
- the LOC122572769 gene encoding arginyl-tRNA--protein transferase 1 isoform X2 has protein sequence MVNRMDINVVIVKAQTQISVMYIIGMGTHRLTVQDYQALVDRGWRRCGSYCYKSTMDQTCCPMYTIKCEALQFKISKSQKKVLKRMAKFLRNELHKDDTMDTYDGDFRNNIDIEEIPNHSKHFLKVDKDISDMNVKFINDEVNARLHPSTSDKEQKKRDLKNKKHNSECVPAASSYNNDSHSTPQSLQSVEMNPIRIPCMKAKLLRKQRKQNKLMTQGKTQEEIEAIFKENKQENQAKSLEQIFDEVYNGTNRLELKLVRTSPMSSGYLNTSKQSYEVYKKYQTTIHGVLAEKVTEMQYMGFLVNSPLQMKLVRTMSDEFIKTLKISANLFKKYQMTIHGETEKESDDKSFFNFLVKSSLQPWTPDDGPPSGYGSFHEQYWLDNELIAVGVIDILPSCVSSVYFFYDPAYSHLSLGTFSSLREVYLTRQLNKVAKDLKYYYMGFYIHSCPKMRYKARMRPSKLLCPETYAWFDIEPCLLKLDKQKYSRLNDDIDAINEDNIVDIRKVLILYQQIAMPYEIYKKQAQTITQDEEDEIKEYTSLVGMKCAQRLLLYRC, from the exons ATGGTGAACAGGATGGATATAAATGTGGTTATTGTAAAAGCCCAAACACAAATTTCAGTCATG TACATTATAGGTATGGGCACACATAGATTGACTGTTCAAGATTACCAAGCTCTAGTAGATAGAGGTTGGAGAAGGTGTGGTTCTTATTGTTACAAATCTACTATGGATCAAACATGTTGCCCAATGTATACAATTAA atgTGAAgcattacaatttaaaatttctaaatcaCAAAAAAAGGTTTTGAAAAGAATggcaaaatttttaagaaatgaaTTACATAAAGATGATACTATGGATACGTACGATGGAGATTTTCGTAATAACATTG ATATTGAAGAAATTCCTAATCACAGTAAGCACTTTTTAAAAGTTGACAAAGATATTTCTGATATgaatgtgaaatttattaatgatgAAGTTAATGCAAGGTTACATCCTAGCACATCAGATAAAGAACAGAAAAAGCGTGAtctaaagaataaaaaacataATTCTGAATGTGTACCTGCTGCATCAAGTTATAACAATGATTCTCATAGTACACCTCAAAGTCTACAATCTGTAGAAATGAATCCTATTCGGATACCTTGTATGAAAGCAAAGCTTTTACGTAAACaacgaaaacaaaacaaattaatGACACAAGGAAAAACTCAGGAAGAAATAGAAgctattttcaaagaaaataaacaagaaaacCAGGCTAAAAGTTTAGAGCAAATATTTGATGAAGTTTATAATGGAACCAACAGATTAGAG CTGAAACTAGTTAGAACTTCACCAATGAGCTCTGGATATTTAAATACCTCGAAACAATCTTATGaggtatataaaaaatatcaaacaacaATACATGGAGTTCTAGCAGAAAAGGTTACAGAGATGCAATATATGGGATTTCTTGTGAACTCACCTTTACAg ATGAAGTTGGTGAGAACAATGTCGGACGAGTTTATTAAAACGCTTAAAATAAGTGCAAacctgtttaaaaaatatcaaatgacTATTCATGGTGAAACAGAAAAGGAGTCAGATGATAAATCATTCTTCAACTTTCTTGTAAAAAGCTCTTTACAG CCATGGACACCAGATGATGGACCACCAAGTGGATATGGTTCTTTTCATGAACAATATTGGTTAGATAATGAATTAATTGCAGTTGGTGTGATAGATATTTTACCATCTTGTGTTTCAAgtgtttactttttttatgATCCAGCTTATTCTCATCTCTCACTTGGTACATTTAG ttcaCTTCGAGAAGTTTATTTAACAAgacaattaaataaagttgCAAAAGATCTGAAATATTACTATATGGGATTCTACATACATTCATGTCCTAAAATGCGGTACAAGGCACGAATGAGACCATCAAAACTATTATGTCCTGAAACTTATGCGTGGTTTGATATTGAACcgtgtttattaaaattagataaacaaaaatatagcagACTGAATGATGATATTGATGCTATTAACGAGGATAATATAGTTGATATTCGTAAG GTACTAATTTTGTATCAGCAAATTGCGATGCCGTATGAAATCTATAAAAAGCAAGCTCAAACCATCACGCAAGATGAAGAAGATGAGATTAAAGAATATACTAGTTTAGTTGGCATGAAGTGTGCACAGAGATTGTTGCTTTATCGCTGTTAA
- the LOC122572770 gene encoding sialin isoform X1: MFCHGEERVPLISRVKKQWIPTRVLICIMMFTACWTNYMCRLQMPILAVPMIKALPGNITEGVCRGEQSRVRRAISWLDPGAYLEDYILSERIEATQNAVDPMAHNIRVRRNNDEGKVRPTNSPIELFNGLPFDWRPEIRGQLIAAYSYGNVPGNFIGGLMAVKWGAKQSILWTSIVAAIVSLISPILAQFHWGVLLFSRIIIGVTGGVTFPACHSLVAQWAPPNEKARFVWSLLGGTFGTILTYPMIAGIAENIHWENGWYIPSLLMMIWIFFWAIVTYDTPTEHPGISDEEKEYIQSSQAGTVRKEKPSLKETPVKEIFTSIPFLSLVCCHFGNLFLLFFYQNAMMLYLTKALGFELTKGGIAASLPWACRMLFGFFFSWAGDTLKRKEIVSVTIIRKGATFFSHFLPGIFLILVGYVGCDLILANVFLVLALGFNGAASISNLSNNQDLSPNFAGFIYGIMNTVGCASGMIISPMVEEIAGKYGNPIDRWQTLFWIGSGVCIICMIIFLLGGSGNIQSWNEIRTQPDTERGRN, from the exons ATGTTCTGTCACGGTGAAGAGCGAGTTCCGCTTATATCACGAGTGAAGAAAC AATGGATTCCGACACGAGTTCTGATCTGCATAATGATGTTCACGGCCTGTTGGACCAATTACATGTGCCGTCTGCAAATGCCGATCCTCGCCGTGCCAATGATCAAAGCTCTACCGGGTAACATAACCGAGGGTGTCTGCAGAGGCGAGCAGTCCCGAGTTCGCCGCGCGATTTCTTGGTTGGATCCGGGCGCCTATCTGGAAGACTACATTCTGTCAGAGAGGATAGAAGCTACCCAAAATGCAGTAGATCCAATGGCACACAATATTCGTGTGCGCAGGAATAATGACGAAGGAAAGGTTCGTCCAACAAACAGTCCCATAGAACTATTCAATGGCCTACCTTTCGACTGGAGACCTGAGATTCGCGGTCAACTGATTGCTGCATACAGCTACGGAAATGTTCCTGGTAACTTCATCGGTGGCTTGATGGCTGTCAAATGGGGTGCTAAGCAGTCGATCTTGTGGACATCCATAGTAGCCGCTATAGTGTCGCTAATCAGCCCGATTCTTGCGCAGTTTCACTGGGGTGTTCTTCTATTTTCAAGAATAATCATCGGTGTTACTGGTGGAGTAACTTTTCCAGCCTGTCATAGTTTGGTTGCACAATGGGCACCACCGAATGAGAAGGCCCGTTTCGTTTGGTCTTTACTCGGCGGTACGTTCGGTACCATCTTAACGTATCCTATGATAGCTGGTATTGCAGAAAATATACACTGGGAGAACGGATGGTACATTCCATCGCTACTAATGATGATATGGATATTCTTCTGGGCTATAGTTACATACGATACTCCTACAGAGCATCCTGGTATCTCAGATGAAGAAAAGGAATACATTCAAAg ttCGCAAGCAGGCACAGTGAGGAAAGAAAAACCTTCACTGAAGGAAACTCCAGTCAAGGAAATATTTACCTCGATACCTTTCCTCAGTTTAGTCTGCTGCCACTTCgggaatttgtttcttttattcttctacCAGAATGCCATGATGCTTTACTTAACGAAAGCTCTAGGATTCGAATTGACGAAAGGAGGTATCGCTGCTAGTCTGCCTTGGGCTTGCAGGATGTTGTTCGGATTTTTCTTTAGTTGGGCCGGTGATACGCTTAAGCGGAAGGAAATAGTTTCTGTTACCATAATACGTAAAGGCGCCACATTCTTCT CCCATTTTTTGCCAGGCATCTTCCTCATTCTAGTCGGCTACGTTGGATGTGACTTAATTCTCGCGAACGTTTTTCTCGTACTGGCATTAGGTTTCAATGGAGCAGCGAGTATCTCTAATTTGTCCAACAATCAAGATCTATCGCCGAATTTCGCCGGCTTTATATACGGTATCATGAACACAGTTGGTTGCGCTTCTGGCATGATTATTTCTCCTATGGTGGAGGAAATAGCTGGAAAATACGGA aatcCTATTGACAGATGGCAAACGTTATTCTGGATTGGTTCGGGCGTGTGCATAATTTGTATGATTATCTTTCTGTTGGGTGGAAGTGGAAATATCCAAAGCTGGAATGAAATTCGAACCCAACCGGATACGGAACGCGGCAGAAACTAA
- the LOC122572770 gene encoding sialin isoform X2, whose translation MYRHYYEKFFPQWIPTRVLICIMMFTACWTNYMCRLQMPILAVPMIKALPGNITEGVCRGEQSRVRRAISWLDPGAYLEDYILSERIEATQNAVDPMAHNIRVRRNNDEGKVRPTNSPIELFNGLPFDWRPEIRGQLIAAYSYGNVPGNFIGGLMAVKWGAKQSILWTSIVAAIVSLISPILAQFHWGVLLFSRIIIGVTGGVTFPACHSLVAQWAPPNEKARFVWSLLGGTFGTILTYPMIAGIAENIHWENGWYIPSLLMMIWIFFWAIVTYDTPTEHPGISDEEKEYIQSSQAGTVRKEKPSLKETPVKEIFTSIPFLSLVCCHFGNLFLLFFYQNAMMLYLTKALGFELTKGGIAASLPWACRMLFGFFFSWAGDTLKRKEIVSVTIIRKGATFFSHFLPGIFLILVGYVGCDLILANVFLVLALGFNGAASISNLSNNQDLSPNFAGFIYGIMNTVGCASGMIISPMVEEIAGKYGNPIDRWQTLFWIGSGVCIICMIIFLLGGSGNIQSWNEIRTQPDTERGRN comes from the exons ATGTACAGGCACTATTACGAGAAGTTTTTCCCAC AATGGATTCCGACACGAGTTCTGATCTGCATAATGATGTTCACGGCCTGTTGGACCAATTACATGTGCCGTCTGCAAATGCCGATCCTCGCCGTGCCAATGATCAAAGCTCTACCGGGTAACATAACCGAGGGTGTCTGCAGAGGCGAGCAGTCCCGAGTTCGCCGCGCGATTTCTTGGTTGGATCCGGGCGCCTATCTGGAAGACTACATTCTGTCAGAGAGGATAGAAGCTACCCAAAATGCAGTAGATCCAATGGCACACAATATTCGTGTGCGCAGGAATAATGACGAAGGAAAGGTTCGTCCAACAAACAGTCCCATAGAACTATTCAATGGCCTACCTTTCGACTGGAGACCTGAGATTCGCGGTCAACTGATTGCTGCATACAGCTACGGAAATGTTCCTGGTAACTTCATCGGTGGCTTGATGGCTGTCAAATGGGGTGCTAAGCAGTCGATCTTGTGGACATCCATAGTAGCCGCTATAGTGTCGCTAATCAGCCCGATTCTTGCGCAGTTTCACTGGGGTGTTCTTCTATTTTCAAGAATAATCATCGGTGTTACTGGTGGAGTAACTTTTCCAGCCTGTCATAGTTTGGTTGCACAATGGGCACCACCGAATGAGAAGGCCCGTTTCGTTTGGTCTTTACTCGGCGGTACGTTCGGTACCATCTTAACGTATCCTATGATAGCTGGTATTGCAGAAAATATACACTGGGAGAACGGATGGTACATTCCATCGCTACTAATGATGATATGGATATTCTTCTGGGCTATAGTTACATACGATACTCCTACAGAGCATCCTGGTATCTCAGATGAAGAAAAGGAATACATTCAAAg ttCGCAAGCAGGCACAGTGAGGAAAGAAAAACCTTCACTGAAGGAAACTCCAGTCAAGGAAATATTTACCTCGATACCTTTCCTCAGTTTAGTCTGCTGCCACTTCgggaatttgtttcttttattcttctacCAGAATGCCATGATGCTTTACTTAACGAAAGCTCTAGGATTCGAATTGACGAAAGGAGGTATCGCTGCTAGTCTGCCTTGGGCTTGCAGGATGTTGTTCGGATTTTTCTTTAGTTGGGCCGGTGATACGCTTAAGCGGAAGGAAATAGTTTCTGTTACCATAATACGTAAAGGCGCCACATTCTTCT CCCATTTTTTGCCAGGCATCTTCCTCATTCTAGTCGGCTACGTTGGATGTGACTTAATTCTCGCGAACGTTTTTCTCGTACTGGCATTAGGTTTCAATGGAGCAGCGAGTATCTCTAATTTGTCCAACAATCAAGATCTATCGCCGAATTTCGCCGGCTTTATATACGGTATCATGAACACAGTTGGTTGCGCTTCTGGCATGATTATTTCTCCTATGGTGGAGGAAATAGCTGGAAAATACGGA aatcCTATTGACAGATGGCAAACGTTATTCTGGATTGGTTCGGGCGTGTGCATAATTTGTATGATTATCTTTCTGTTGGGTGGAAGTGGAAATATCCAAAGCTGGAATGAAATTCGAACCCAACCGGATACGGAACGCGGCAGAAACTAA